A single Candidatus Anaeroferrophillus wilburensis DNA region contains:
- a CDS encoding AAA family ATPase has product MNFLEHLNVIMRSNHSLINVVTYEENRFINMMAESPLFKDKNIIQWDLADGFKAIQGDLSQIKKTDRPDPLVCLREIDKSKVSTIFILRDFHHHYRESIVVRALRNLHYELQFTKKVIIILTPAASLPLELREDVLQMELPLPTYEEIEKQLESIIASTSQHRPPTPQLREKLVESTLGLSLENIKTLFAQIIITHNVIDERAIEIVLQEKRNIIQKGEILEFFPVRESLNDIGGLENLKKWLRKRSKVFTRKAKDYGLPAPKGILIIGIQGTGKSLTAKATAGLWKLPLLRMDLGKVFGSLLGESEGNLRNAIRLAETISPCILWVDELEKAFAGSSGSAGDSGTSARILGTFLTWMQEKTKPVFIIATGNDITLLPPELMRKGRFDEIFFVDLPSTSEREAIFKVHLEKVRPVIRQFDLEELAGATDKYSGAEIEQIIYDAMFTAFDDNQREFTADDIKASIQEIIPISRFMKERIEGLRQWAVSRTRKANSE; this is encoded by the coding sequence ATGAATTTTCTGGAACATTTAAACGTTATCATGCGCAGCAACCATTCGCTGATCAACGTCGTCACTTATGAGGAGAACCGGTTTATCAACATGATGGCTGAGTCACCGCTGTTCAAGGATAAAAATATCATTCAATGGGATCTTGCCGACGGTTTCAAGGCCATTCAGGGCGATTTGTCACAAATAAAAAAGACTGACCGCCCTGACCCGCTTGTCTGCCTACGGGAAATTGACAAATCAAAGGTGAGCACCATTTTTATTTTGCGCGACTTTCATCACCACTACCGGGAAAGCATTGTCGTCCGAGCACTGCGCAATCTTCACTATGAACTGCAGTTTACAAAGAAAGTCATCATCATCCTGACCCCGGCGGCATCGCTGCCCCTCGAACTGCGTGAAGATGTGCTGCAAATGGAGTTGCCGCTCCCCACCTACGAGGAGATTGAAAAACAGCTTGAATCGATTATTGCCAGCACCTCCCAGCATCGGCCGCCGACCCCCCAATTACGGGAAAAACTGGTTGAGTCCACCCTGGGGCTGTCACTGGAAAACATCAAAACCCTGTTCGCCCAGATTATTATCACCCATAACGTCATCGATGAGCGGGCTATCGAGATCGTTCTCCAGGAAAAACGGAATATTATCCAAAAAGGTGAGATTCTGGAATTTTTTCCGGTGCGCGAGAGCCTCAATGATATCGGCGGCCTGGAAAATTTGAAAAAGTGGCTGCGCAAACGGAGTAAGGTATTCACCCGTAAAGCCAAGGATTACGGCTTGCCGGCCCCCAAAGGAATTCTGATCATCGGCATCCAGGGAACAGGTAAAAGTCTGACTGCCAAGGCGACTGCCGGCCTGTGGAAACTTCCCCTGCTGCGCATGGATCTCGGCAAGGTATTCGGCAGCCTGCTGGGGGAATCGGAGGGCAACCTGCGTAACGCCATCCGCCTGGCAGAAACCATCTCGCCCTGCATCCTCTGGGTTGATGAATTGGAAAAGGCTTTTGCCGGCTCCAGTGGCTCAGCCGGAGACAGCGGCACCTCCGCCCGTATCTTGGGGACCTTCCTCACCTGGATGCAGGAAAAGACCAAACCGGTTTTTATTATTGCCACCGGCAATGATATTACCTTGCTGCCGCCGGAACTGATGCGCAAAGGCCGCTTTGATGAAATCTTTTTCGTTGACCTGCCATCCACCAGTGAACGTGAAGCAATTTTCAAGGTTCACCTTGAAAAGGTTCGACCTGTTATCCGTCAGTTCGATTTGGAAGAGCTGGCAGGTGCGACAGATAAGTACAGCGGCGCTGAAATTGAACAGATTATTTATGACGCTATGTTCACCGCTTTTGATGACAACCAGCGGGAATTCACCGCCGATGACATTAAAGCCAGCATTCAGGAAATTATTCCCATTTCCCGGTTTATGAAGGAAAGGATTGAGGGCCTGCGTCAATGGGCGGTTTCCCGGACCCGCAAGGCCAACAGCGAATAA
- a CDS encoding DUF1257 domain-containing protein codes for MSHFTKVETKITELLFLKKAIADMDLAYQEGDLKAKGWLWKKAKADLLIPTKSGYDIGFKFNGSSYDVVADWDSINDVSQDTFINELNQRYAYNVVSDTMAQQGFTIAEEKTEDGTIKMTMRKAS; via the coding sequence ATGTCTCATTTCACCAAGGTAGAAACAAAAATCACCGAACTGCTTTTTCTCAAGAAAGCCATCGCTGACATGGATCTCGCTTATCAGGAAGGCGATTTGAAAGCCAAAGGATGGCTGTGGAAAAAAGCCAAAGCCGACCTGCTGATTCCCACGAAAAGCGGCTACGATATCGGCTTTAAATTCAACGGTTCTTCCTACGACGTGGTCGCCGACTGGGATTCCATCAACGATGTTTCCCAGGACACCTTTATTAACGAACTGAATCAGCGCTATGCCTACAATGTCGTTTCCGATACCATGGCCCAGCAGGGTTTTACCATCGCTGAGGAAAAAACCGAAGACGGCACCATAAAGATGACCATGCGTAAGGCATCCTGA